In a genomic window of Salvelinus fontinalis isolate EN_2023a chromosome 7, ASM2944872v1, whole genome shotgun sequence:
- the LOC129860191 gene encoding zinc finger protein 664-like: MSEAGNIKSEDKPNLQSLGPDCDSGAQFTLQDPEMESVKLEDCSQTLELNVNIKDEEEEEKIGTSVYDGDHVETFSTSREQQQEDHRDKRSHHCPHCEEIFPILSKLEIHLKIHTGENLYSCTDCGKSFTTSQALTVHLRVHTGEKPYSCSICRESFSQQSSLKTHQRVHTGEKPYSCSDCGKSFSISSNLKTHLKIHAGEKPYFCSDCGASFSQQSHLQTHQHIHTGEKHYLCSDCGKCFITSAELRVHQRTHTGEKPYCCSDCGKSFSQQSNLKCHQRIHTGEKPYSCSDCGKSFTHLDILKCHQRIHTGEKPYSCSVCGKSFSQQGNFKTHQRMHKGEKPYSCSDCGKCFTTSSELKSHQRTHTGEKPYYCSDCGKSFSRLATLKTHQCILKGEKSHHFSQTS; encoded by the exons ATgtctgaggccggtaacatcaaaAGTGAGGATAAACCCAatctacagtcactgggtcctgattgtgacagtggagcccagtttacactgcaggatccagagatggaatcagtgaagctggaagactgcagtcaaacactggagctgaatgtcaacattaaagatgaagaagaggaggagaagattgggaCATCTGTTTATgatg gagaccatgttgagacattctctacatccagagagcaacagcaggaagatcaCAGAGATAAGAGGTCTCACCACTGCCCACATTGTGAGGAGATTTTCCCAATTCTATCAAAACTAGAAATACACttaaaaatacacacaggagagaatctgTATTCCTgcactgactgtgggaagagtttcacaACATCACAGGCTCTGACAGTTCATCTGCGAGTCCACACTGGAGAAAAACCTTACTCCTGCTCTATCTGTAGGGAGAGTTTCTCTCAACAGAGCAGcttaaaaacacaccaacgtgtacacacaggagagaagccttactcgtgctctgactgtgggaagagtttctccaTATCAAGCAACTTAAAAACACACCTAAAAATACACGCCggggagaagccttacttctgctctgactgtggggcgagTTTCTCTCAACAGAGCCACTTACAAACCCACCAacatatacatacaggagagaagcatTACTTATGCTCTGACTGCGGAAAATGCTTCATAACATCAGCTGAGTTAagagttcatcagagaacacacacaggagagaagccttactgctgctctgactgtgggaagagtttctctcAACAGAGCAACTTAAAATGTCACcagcgaatacacacaggagagaagccttactcctgctctgactgtgggaagagtttcaccCATTTGGATATATTGAAATGTCACcagcgaatacacacaggagagaagccttactcctgctctgtctgtgggaagagtttctcccAACAGGGCAACTTCAAAACACACCAACGTATGCATAAAGGAGAGAAGCCCTACTCCtgttctgactgtggaaaatgcttcacaacatcaagtGAGCTAAAatctcatcagagaacacacacaggagagaagccttactactgctctgactgtgggaagagtttctcccGATTGGCTACCTTAAAAACACATCAATGTATACTTAAAGGAGAAAAGTCTCATCACTTCTCTCAGACCAGCTAA